One part of the Paraglaciecola sp. L3A3 genome encodes these proteins:
- a CDS encoding alkaline phosphatase, translating into MFSRRRFLLASSSLVALTPLLGFGSSTQYPFTLGVASGCPRDNSVVLWTRLAPKPLQGGGMPSGIVAVRYRVCSDPSMKTTVRQGVVQTSEIKGHSVHVTVDGLRPGREYWYQFYLGDDDSPIGRTRTSDSQALTTTLALAACQHYESGYFGAFRDLAKWAPDCVIHVGDYIYEGAARPLYTCDENNSKDLERQVVRQHNGAEITTLWDYRNRYALYRLDSDLQAAHAASPWIVAMDDHEIDNNWANNTPQDPWAQTELEFKVRRLAALQAYYEHMPLEHPPVINGIDATLHMHDVYRMGPAQIHLLDTRQYRSDQVCGQGFPADFPCDALQDPTLTMTGQAQEKWLFEHLRKSDAEFNVLAQQTWFSPYRYAENDKAKQWNMDQWDGYPIQRQRIIDRLADVSNPVVLSGDWHCANANTIHRDPLDSNSSIVGHEFATSSISSNCPWKSAVHDAAPLNEHVHYVNGDKRGYLRSTVTKNNWKSEYRVMDKQTSAEAKASTDYEFNTRDA; encoded by the coding sequence ATGTTTTCACGCAGACGTTTTTTATTGGCTTCAAGTTCGCTTGTGGCACTCACGCCTTTACTAGGCTTCGGCTCATCTACTCAATACCCATTCACTTTAGGAGTTGCCTCGGGGTGTCCGCGTGATAATAGCGTTGTGTTGTGGACTCGCTTAGCGCCGAAGCCGTTACAAGGCGGGGGGATGCCGTCGGGTATTGTTGCAGTGCGCTATCGCGTATGCTCCGATCCTTCGATGAAAACCACGGTTCGTCAGGGGGTGGTACAAACATCAGAAATCAAAGGTCATTCTGTTCATGTGACGGTGGATGGACTCAGGCCAGGCCGTGAATATTGGTATCAGTTTTACTTGGGTGATGACGATAGCCCCATCGGCCGAACTCGCACAAGCGATAGTCAAGCTTTAACGACGACATTGGCGCTAGCGGCGTGCCAACACTACGAAAGTGGGTATTTTGGAGCGTTCCGGGATTTGGCCAAATGGGCCCCAGACTGCGTAATTCACGTTGGGGACTATATTTACGAGGGCGCAGCAAGACCCCTCTATACTTGCGACGAAAATAATTCAAAGGATCTCGAACGTCAGGTTGTTCGCCAGCACAATGGTGCCGAAATCACCACACTTTGGGATTACCGAAACCGTTATGCGCTGTATCGACTCGACTCGGACTTACAGGCTGCACACGCAGCCAGCCCATGGATTGTCGCGATGGACGATCACGAAATTGACAATAACTGGGCAAACAACACCCCACAAGACCCTTGGGCGCAGACTGAACTAGAATTTAAGGTGAGGCGTCTCGCCGCGCTGCAAGCCTACTATGAGCACATGCCACTGGAGCATCCTCCGGTGATAAATGGGATCGATGCAACACTGCACATGCACGATGTTTATCGTATGGGACCGGCACAGATTCATCTATTGGATACGCGCCAATACCGCAGTGATCAAGTTTGTGGTCAGGGCTTTCCTGCAGATTTTCCGTGTGATGCGTTACAAGATCCAACTCTAACAATGACCGGCCAAGCACAGGAAAAATGGCTCTTTGAACACTTACGTAAATCGGACGCTGAATTTAATGTCTTAGCACAACAAACTTGGTTCTCGCCTTATCGCTATGCCGAGAATGATAAAGCAAAGCAATGGAATATGGATCAGTGGGACGGCTATCCAATTCAACGGCAACGCATAATCGACAGGCTTGCCGACGTTTCTAACCCCGTGGTACTCAGCGGCGATTGGCACTGCGCTAATGCGAATACTATTCATCGAGACCCTTTAGATTCCAATTCATCGATAGTAGGCCATGAATTCGCGACTAGCTCCATTTCATCAAATTGTCCTTGGAAAAGTGCAGTTCATGATGCAGCTCCGCTTAACGAGCATGTACATTATGTTAATGGTGACAAACGGGGTTATTTACGAAGCACGGTAACTAAAAATAATTGGAAAAGTGAATATCGTGTAATGGACAAACAGACTTCAGCAGAGGCTAAAGCATCTACTGATTATGAATTTAATACACGTGATGCTTAG
- the hisG gene encoding ATP phosphoribosyltransferase: MSDSKRLRIAVQKKGRLSDDSIALLKAVGIKLQIRDRLLIAHSTNQPIDLLLVRDDDIPGLVMDGVVDLGFIGQNELEEKMLERQASGKAADYIELRRLDYGGCRLSLAVPNEMDYQGIQSLQGKKVATTYPYLLERFFKQENINASTVMLTGSVEVAPRAGVADAICDLVSTGATLEANGLQEADEIFVSRAVLIQRAAPLSEEKQSLINKLLPRMDGVTQAKESKYIMLHAPKAYLEQVKSLLPGSENPTVLPLSGNDDIVAIHVVSPETLFWETMEKLKSLGCSSILVMPIEKMMK; the protein is encoded by the coding sequence ATGAGTGACAGTAAAAGACTTCGTATTGCAGTACAAAAGAAAGGCAGATTAAGTGACGACAGTATTGCACTGTTAAAAGCCGTTGGCATTAAATTGCAAATTCGTGACCGTTTATTAATTGCCCATTCGACTAACCAGCCTATCGATTTATTATTAGTCCGTGATGACGATATCCCAGGATTAGTTATGGACGGTGTGGTTGACCTTGGTTTTATTGGTCAAAACGAACTTGAAGAAAAAATGCTTGAGCGCCAAGCTTCTGGGAAAGCCGCAGATTATATTGAATTACGTCGTTTAGATTACGGTGGATGCCGTTTATCTTTAGCTGTACCCAATGAAATGGACTACCAAGGCATACAGTCGCTGCAAGGCAAAAAAGTGGCTACCACTTACCCTTATTTATTAGAACGTTTTTTCAAACAAGAAAACATCAATGCCAGCACAGTCATGTTAACGGGTTCTGTTGAAGTTGCTCCTAGAGCCGGCGTAGCTGATGCCATTTGTGACTTAGTTTCTACTGGCGCCACCTTAGAAGCCAATGGCTTACAAGAAGCTGACGAAATTTTTGTATCTCGTGCAGTATTAATTCAACGAGCAGCCCCATTAAGTGAAGAAAAACAATCACTTATTAACAAATTATTACCTCGTATGGATGGCGTGACTCAAGCCAAAGAAAGCAAATACATTATGTTGCACGCTCCTAAAGCTTACTTAGAACAAGTAAAAAGTTTATTACCAGGTTCAGAAAACCCAACGGTTTTACCCCTTTCAGGTAACGATGACATAGTGGCTATTCATGTCGTTAGCCCCGAAACTTTGTTCTGGGAAACCATGGAGAAATTAAAATCTCTGGGTTGTAGTTCGATATTGGTTATGCCAATCGAAAAAATGATGAAATAG
- the hisC gene encoding histidinol-phosphate transaminase — MSNRVGSLIDKLVCENVKALVPYESARRLFAASENNQDAQQPVWLNANESPYANEYSVSSEFFNRYPDCQPSSVINAYAKFAGISNKQLLVSRGADEGIELLIRAFCTPGQDKILICPPTYGMYAISAETANVGIEKAPLNADFSLDIETIKSFKDQVNLVFICSPNNPTGTGVAPQQIEQVLNHFAGSALVVVDEAYIEFDASNSWANKLEQYDNLVILRTLSKAFALAGLRCGFTLANAQIIHTLLKVIAPYPMPEPVAQIAAQALSDKGLSTMQTQVSAIQKEKDLLKQSLIKMGDIQLVGDDKANFILFRTAQKQALMDYLVSHKMFIRDQSKQFNLQNCLRITVGSAEQNQQLLALISSFYQLQGNQS; from the coding sequence ATGAGCAATAGAGTCGGGTCTTTAATCGACAAATTAGTCTGCGAAAATGTTAAGGCTTTAGTGCCTTACGAATCAGCTCGTCGCCTATTTGCCGCCAGCGAAAACAATCAAGATGCACAACAACCTGTTTGGTTAAATGCCAATGAATCGCCCTATGCCAATGAATATTCAGTCAGTAGCGAATTTTTTAATCGTTACCCTGACTGTCAGCCTAGTAGTGTTATCAATGCCTATGCAAAATTTGCCGGTATCAGCAATAAACAATTGTTAGTCAGTCGCGGGGCAGACGAAGGCATAGAATTATTAATTCGAGCCTTTTGTACTCCTGGCCAAGATAAAATATTAATTTGTCCGCCTACTTACGGCATGTATGCCATCAGTGCAGAAACCGCCAATGTAGGTATTGAAAAAGCGCCACTAAATGCCGATTTTTCACTGGATATAGAAACAATTAAGTCTTTTAAAGACCAAGTCAACTTAGTGTTTATTTGTTCGCCTAATAACCCAACAGGTACGGGGGTTGCGCCACAGCAAATTGAACAAGTGTTGAACCACTTCGCCGGTTCAGCATTGGTTGTAGTTGATGAAGCTTATATCGAGTTTGATGCAAGCAATTCTTGGGCTAACAAACTTGAACAATATGATAATTTAGTGATCTTGCGTACCTTGTCAAAAGCCTTTGCTTTGGCCGGCTTAAGATGTGGTTTTACCTTAGCCAATGCGCAAATTATTCATACCTTATTAAAAGTCATTGCGCCCTACCCTATGCCAGAGCCAGTCGCACAAATTGCTGCACAAGCTTTGAGTGATAAAGGTTTAAGCACTATGCAAACTCAAGTATCAGCCATTCAAAAAGAAAAAGACTTACTCAAACAAAGTCTAATCAAAATGGGTGATATTCAATTAGTGGGCGACGATAAAGCTAACTTTATTCTGTTTAGAACCGCACAAAAACAAGCATTAATGGACTATTTAGTCAGTCATAAAATGTTTATTCGTGACCAATCTAAACAATTCAATTTACAAAATTGCCTGCGCATTACCGTGGGCAGTGCTGAACAAAATCAACAATTGCTTGCACTTATATCAAGCTTTTACCAACTGCAAGGAAATCAATCATGA
- the tsaB gene encoding tRNA (adenosine(37)-N6)-threonylcarbamoyltransferase complex dimerization subunit type 1 TsaB — protein sequence MNILIIETATEACSVALQINGQVYSQFEVCPQQHSQRILPMIDEVLKEANVQLKDVDYLGFGRGPGSFTGVRIATGIIQGLALGTGHKVIAVSTLAAMAQQASEQSQAAEVYAAIDARMSEVYFAHYQNNQGVMSLVGDEQVLPPEEAQALIKSEQNTVGVGVGTGWQAYAGLNPEQSLKILAPILYPNAKYMLSLAEKDIENGLAIDVDDIQPVYLRDKVTWKKLPGRE from the coding sequence ATGAACATATTAATTATCGAAACTGCAACAGAAGCCTGCTCAGTCGCTTTGCAAATCAACGGACAAGTTTATAGTCAATTTGAGGTGTGCCCCCAGCAGCATAGCCAGCGTATCTTACCCATGATAGATGAGGTTTTAAAAGAGGCGAATGTACAGCTTAAAGATGTTGATTATCTTGGCTTCGGACGGGGCCCAGGTAGTTTTACAGGGGTACGGATTGCCACCGGAATTATTCAAGGTCTGGCTTTAGGCACTGGGCATAAAGTAATTGCTGTTTCGACCCTAGCAGCTATGGCACAACAAGCTTCTGAGCAGTCACAAGCTGCTGAGGTTTATGCCGCCATTGATGCCAGAATGTCAGAAGTCTATTTTGCTCATTATCAAAATAATCAAGGTGTGATGAGTTTAGTGGGTGATGAACAAGTATTACCGCCTGAAGAAGCGCAGGCTCTTATCAAAAGTGAGCAAAATACTGTGGGTGTGGGTGTGGGTACTGGGTGGCAGGCTTATGCTGGTTTAAACCCAGAGCAATCATTGAAAATCTTAGCACCAATACTCTATCCCAATGCTAAGTACATGTTGTCATTGGCTGAAAAAGATATAGAAAATGGATTAGCTATTGACGTAGATGACATCCAACCTGTGTATTTACGAGATAAAGTGACTTGGAAAAAGTTGCCCGGAAGAGAGTAG
- a CDS encoding ATP-dependent DNA helicase — protein MSKTSSLFAVDGKLSQAIDGFVPRQAQTDMAVAVEKIIESKTPLIVEAGTGTGKTFAYLVPAMQSDKKTIVSTGTKNLQEQLFHRDLPVVKKALGSNRKTALLKGRANYLCLHRLGQNGANSLLEKQTLSEFTQVREWASTTKTGDMGDMKTLAEDAKVLPFVTSTADNCLGKECPDYEECYMVKARRKALDADVVVVNHHLFFADMALKDTGFGELIPEADLVIFDEAHQIPDIASEYFGESLSSRQIQDMSRDIEVIYRTVLKDAKQLQSAAEKCRMIAADLRLLFPENAQKGNWRQMLMREEIKTQVSKLTDSLTVLYEVLKLHVGRDKDLDNIFERVSEARGKLSRLTDTSLLGVSLWYETTMRHISLHLTPLSIAKKFADFITEPKRSWVFTSATLMVDGGFSHFQRLMGLNNAETLSLDSPFDYPNQAMLCVPRFLPEPNAREMRDTLLDISIKLVKASRGRCFLLFTSHATLRAIASQLEDKIDNPILVQGTTTKRALLENYLANKNAVLLGTGAFWEGVDVRGDDLTCVLIDKLPFASPDDPLLQARIEDCRKSGGNPFSQLQIPQAAIALKQGAGRLIRDETDKGVLVICDNRLVTKDYGKIFMGSLPDMHRTRDLQKAIDFLHQIHDHEKDQ, from the coding sequence ATGTCGAAAACTTCTTCTTTGTTTGCTGTTGATGGCAAGTTATCTCAAGCTATTGACGGTTTTGTGCCACGACAGGCACAAACCGATATGGCTGTGGCTGTAGAAAAAATAATTGAAAGTAAAACCCCCTTAATAGTTGAAGCAGGTACTGGCACTGGCAAAACTTTTGCCTATTTGGTGCCTGCTATGCAATCAGATAAAAAAACGATTGTTTCTACTGGTACTAAAAACCTACAAGAACAACTTTTTCATCGCGACTTGCCTGTGGTAAAAAAAGCCTTAGGTTCAAATCGTAAAACGGCCTTATTGAAAGGACGGGCAAACTATTTATGTTTACATCGCTTAGGGCAAAATGGCGCAAATAGTTTATTAGAAAAACAAACCCTATCTGAATTTACCCAAGTGAGAGAATGGGCTTCGACTACCAAAACCGGGGATATGGGAGATATGAAAACCTTGGCAGAAGATGCCAAAGTATTACCCTTTGTCACCTCTACCGCCGATAATTGCTTAGGCAAAGAATGCCCAGATTACGAAGAGTGCTATATGGTTAAAGCCCGTCGTAAAGCATTAGATGCTGATGTGGTTGTTGTTAATCATCATTTATTTTTTGCTGATATGGCGCTAAAAGACACGGGCTTTGGTGAACTGATCCCCGAAGCGGATCTTGTGATATTTGATGAAGCTCATCAAATCCCCGATATCGCCAGTGAATATTTTGGCGAAAGTTTATCCAGTCGCCAGATACAAGATATGAGCCGCGATATTGAAGTGATTTATCGCACAGTACTAAAAGATGCCAAACAATTGCAAAGTGCAGCAGAAAAATGCCGCATGATAGCCGCTGATTTACGCTTGTTGTTTCCTGAAAATGCGCAAAAGGGCAACTGGCGTCAAATGTTAATGCGCGAAGAAATAAAGACACAAGTGAGTAAACTGACAGATAGTTTGACGGTTTTATATGAAGTATTAAAATTGCATGTGGGGCGTGATAAAGACTTAGACAATATATTCGAACGAGTATCTGAGGCCAGAGGAAAACTGAGTCGTTTAACTGACACTAGTTTATTAGGTGTCAGTTTATGGTACGAAACCACTATGCGACATATTAGCCTGCACCTGACCCCTTTAAGTATCGCTAAAAAATTTGCTGACTTTATAACCGAGCCTAAACGCAGTTGGGTATTTACTTCTGCTACCTTAATGGTAGATGGCGGTTTTAGTCATTTTCAACGACTGATGGGGCTAAATAATGCTGAAACCTTATCTTTAGACAGCCCTTTTGATTACCCTAATCAGGCTATGTTGTGTGTACCTAGATTTCTGCCTGAGCCTAATGCACGAGAAATGCGTGACACCCTTTTAGATATATCAATCAAGCTAGTCAAAGCTAGTCGTGGAAGATGCTTTTTATTATTTACCAGTCATGCCACCTTACGAGCGATTGCCAGTCAGTTAGAAGATAAAATAGATAATCCTATTCTGGTACAAGGTACAACTACCAAACGCGCTTTATTAGAGAATTATTTGGCTAATAAAAATGCTGTGCTTCTGGGAACTGGTGCCTTTTGGGAAGGGGTTGATGTGAGAGGGGACGATTTAACTTGTGTATTAATAGATAAATTACCTTTTGCTTCACCTGATGACCCTTTGTTACAGGCCCGTATAGAAGATTGCAGAAAATCCGGAGGAAATCCATTTAGTCAATTACAAATTCCTCAAGCTGCAATTGCATTAAAACAAGGTGCCGGCCGTTTGATTCGAGATGAAACCGATAAAGGCGTTTTGGTGATTTGTGATAATAGGTTAGTGACTAAAGATTACGGCAAGATCTTTATGGGTAGTTTACCTGACATGCACAGAACGCGAGATCTACAGAAGGCGATAGATTTTTTGCATCAGATCCACGATCATGAGAAAGACCAATGA
- a CDS encoding YeiH family protein, which translates to MQYWLDFKVNLPGIIVSIIVGLAALFLSEHYGAPAMLFALLLGIAMSFLYEGTNCKQGVEFTASHILRIGVALLGLRVAFGDLLVLGWKTGLLLVVAIVSTIGVGMLLAKAFGLQKRFGVLTGGAVGICGASAAMAISAVLPNDKNKDRDTLLTIIGVTAFSTIAMVLYPIVARLFNLDDVSTSIFLGGTIHDVAQVVGAGYSVSEPAGDLATLTKLVRVAFLMPVVLCILLVFKLNIDQGMKAGGPKIPAFLVGFVLLMTINSFVSVPEFITSGAEDISRFALVISIAAIGMKSNLSQILTVGIRPIILLLLETLWIAGLILLALPYL; encoded by the coding sequence ATGCAGTATTGGCTCGATTTTAAGGTTAATTTACCTGGCATAATTGTTTCGATTATTGTGGGTTTAGCCGCGTTGTTTTTAAGTGAGCACTATGGTGCGCCCGCTATGTTGTTTGCTTTGTTGTTAGGGATTGCCATGTCTTTTTTGTATGAAGGCACAAATTGTAAACAAGGGGTGGAATTTACTGCCAGCCATATTTTACGTATTGGTGTGGCGTTATTAGGTTTACGTGTGGCATTTGGTGATTTGTTAGTTTTGGGTTGGAAAACAGGATTGCTGTTAGTGGTGGCTATCGTCAGCACTATTGGTGTAGGCATGTTATTAGCCAAAGCTTTTGGCTTACAAAAACGCTTTGGTGTATTAACTGGTGGTGCTGTTGGTATTTGTGGCGCTTCTGCAGCTATGGCGATATCTGCGGTCTTACCCAATGATAAAAATAAAGATCGAGACACCTTGCTCACTATAATTGGGGTGACCGCTTTTTCGACTATCGCTATGGTGCTATACCCGATAGTGGCTCGACTATTTAATTTAGATGATGTCAGTACTTCCATTTTTCTTGGTGGCACCATACATGATGTGGCACAGGTTGTAGGTGCGGGATACTCGGTATCAGAGCCCGCGGGCGATTTAGCAACTTTGACTAAATTAGTACGAGTTGCATTTTTAATGCCTGTTGTATTGTGTATTTTGTTGGTGTTTAAACTGAATATTGATCAAGGAATGAAAGCGGGAGGGCCGAAAATACCCGCTTTTTTAGTCGGTTTTGTGCTGTTAATGACGATAAATAGTTTTGTCTCTGTGCCTGAATTTATTACATCTGGGGCTGAAGATATCTCTCGATTTGCTTTAGTGATATCAATTGCTGCCATTGGCATGAAGTCAAACTTGAGTCAGATTTTAACTGTAGGTATCAGGCCTATTATTTTGTTGCTGCTTGAAACCTTGTGGATAGCCGGGTTGATATTATTAGCTTTGCCTTATTTATAA
- a CDS encoding sulfite exporter TauE/SafE family protein, producing the protein MNSMLSATRIRLILLLFWIGIFFYQVEPWLLLQEYAGFTLLGIFGAVLANATGAGGGVVFVPFFNQLDFTVAASVATSFAIQCCGMTAGAITWWSYYRKLQLTHNCEKDNWQSLSKVILLTVPASIIGVWMVQLQPHFFVNFSDPQSLHVGFGFFSIALSLAIFSSVFWLKDRGGNSKLSQFDCFALLVITWIGGGITAWLSIGVGELLAVYLIVRGFNVTFAIAAAVILSAFTVWGGVIFHVFVTKAIYWPVLLFAGAGAIIGGVLAKRLVLYFSPKNLKLFFAGWIFILGAITLPY; encoded by the coding sequence ATGAATTCAATGTTATCGGCAACACGTATTCGGTTGATTTTGTTGCTGTTTTGGATTGGCATATTTTTTTATCAAGTAGAGCCATGGTTGTTACTGCAAGAATATGCTGGCTTCACCCTCTTAGGGATTTTTGGTGCCGTATTAGCTAACGCAACTGGCGCTGGTGGTGGGGTTGTGTTTGTCCCTTTTTTTAATCAGTTAGATTTTACTGTTGCCGCTTCAGTTGCTACTAGTTTTGCTATTCAATGTTGTGGCATGACTGCTGGGGCAATTACTTGGTGGTCTTATTACCGTAAACTACAGTTGACTCATAATTGTGAAAAAGATAATTGGCAGTCATTATCTAAAGTTATTTTGTTAACTGTGCCTGCATCCATTATTGGTGTGTGGATGGTTCAGCTGCAACCTCATTTTTTTGTGAATTTTAGTGATCCTCAAAGTCTGCATGTAGGTTTTGGTTTTTTTTCTATTGCTTTATCTTTGGCTATTTTTTCCTCTGTTTTTTGGCTTAAAGATCGTGGCGGCAACAGCAAATTATCTCAATTTGATTGTTTTGCACTTCTTGTTATTACATGGATTGGTGGTGGTATCACTGCTTGGTTATCAATTGGCGTAGGCGAACTGTTAGCTGTGTATCTGATAGTGCGTGGTTTTAATGTAACCTTTGCTATCGCTGCTGCCGTTATCTTGAGTGCGTTTACAGTGTGGGGTGGTGTTATATTTCATGTGTTTGTAACTAAAGCCATTTATTGGCCTGTATTATTGTTTGCTGGTGCTGGGGCCATCATTGGTGGGGTTCTCGCTAAAAGGTTAGTGCTATATTTTTCTCCTAAAAATCTGAAGTTGTTTTTTGCTGGTTGGATTTTTATCTTAGGGGCTATCACTTTACCGTATTAG
- the yeiP gene encoding elongation factor P-like protein YeiP, translated as MPKASEIKKNAAVEHNGKVYLVKDINKLTPSGRAGASLYRMRLYEVGTGAKADESFKADEVLNTVEFNRNKVTYSYLDGDEYVFMDSEDYSSYFLNKDTISEEAPFITEDTKGLQILLVEGDPVGIELPAAVELVISETDPSIKGASASARTKPATLTTGLVVQVPEYISSGEKIKINTAESKFISRADS; from the coding sequence ATGCCTAAAGCCAGTGAAATTAAAAAGAATGCAGCCGTAGAACATAACGGCAAAGTATACCTAGTAAAAGACATTAACAAATTAACACCTAGTGGTCGTGCTGGGGCAAGTTTGTACCGTATGCGTTTATATGAAGTAGGTACGGGCGCTAAAGCCGATGAAAGTTTTAAAGCTGACGAAGTATTAAACACAGTAGAGTTTAACCGAAATAAAGTCACCTATTCATACCTTGATGGCGATGAATATGTATTTATGGATAGCGAAGATTACAGTTCTTACTTTTTAAATAAAGACACCATCAGTGAAGAAGCCCCATTTATCACCGAAGATACCAAAGGTTTACAGATATTATTAGTTGAAGGTGATCCCGTTGGCATTGAACTGCCAGCAGCCGTTGAGTTAGTTATCTCTGAAACTGATCCTTCTATTAAAGGTGCTTCTGCCAGTGCCAGAACTAAGCCTGCAACTTTGACCACAGGTTTAGTAGTACAAGTTCCTGAATATATTTCTAGCGGTGAAAAAATCAAAATTAACACAGCTGAATCGAAATTTATTAGCCGAGCTGATTCTTAG
- the hisD gene encoding histidinol dehydrogenase: MQIWSRLNKQQQQDLLSRPALADSQSLSDTVSTIIEQVKTDGDKALLALTERFDGAKLANLRLHDVSIGEVATLLEPKVKKAIDQAYANIKSFHQAQYPQDVKVETTPGVVCELKHAPLASVGLYIPGGTAPLPSTVLMLGATAQVAGCARSVLCTPPNKKGEIALEIRYAAQLCGIDEIYLVGGAQAIAALALGTESIEKVDKIFGPGNSFVTEAKQQVSRIPAGPAIDMPAGPSEVLVIADKMANPIYVAADLLSQAEHGADSQAVLVSDSVELIEATKLQVSAQLATLSRQNIAEKAIQHSRYILTDNIEQAFTVSNAYGPEHLIIQIENARDSLAKLTNAGSIFVGQWSPESAGDYASGTNHVLPTYGYARNYSSLGLADFMRRFTVQELTYQGLQNIGDAIMDLADAEGLDAHRQAVALRLQDPANQTSSDNGDA; the protein is encoded by the coding sequence ATGCAAATTTGGTCAAGACTTAATAAACAGCAACAACAAGATTTACTGAGCCGCCCTGCTTTGGCTGATAGTCAAAGCTTGAGCGATACGGTTTCCACTATTATTGAGCAAGTAAAAACGGATGGCGATAAAGCTTTATTAGCGTTAACTGAGCGCTTTGATGGGGCAAAACTCGCCAACTTACGTTTACATGACGTCAGCATAGGTGAAGTCGCTACTTTGCTTGAGCCTAAAGTCAAAAAAGCAATTGATCAGGCTTATGCCAATATTAAGTCTTTCCATCAGGCGCAATATCCGCAAGACGTGAAAGTAGAAACAACGCCAGGTGTAGTGTGTGAGTTAAAACATGCACCCCTAGCCTCTGTGGGTTTATATATTCCTGGTGGCACTGCGCCTTTACCATCTACCGTTTTAATGTTAGGTGCAACGGCTCAAGTTGCAGGCTGTGCCAGAAGTGTATTATGTACACCGCCCAATAAAAAAGGCGAAATAGCGCTAGAAATTCGTTATGCCGCTCAATTATGTGGCATAGACGAAATCTATTTAGTAGGCGGCGCTCAAGCCATAGCGGCATTAGCACTAGGCACTGAATCGATAGAAAAGGTCGATAAAATTTTCGGCCCAGGCAATAGTTTTGTCACTGAAGCCAAACAACAAGTGAGTCGAATTCCTGCAGGGCCTGCCATAGACATGCCAGCTGGACCTTCTGAAGTGTTGGTGATTGCCGACAAAATGGCGAACCCAATTTATGTGGCTGCCGATTTATTATCTCAAGCTGAACATGGAGCTGACTCTCAAGCGGTATTAGTGTCTGATAGCGTTGAGCTAATCGAAGCCACTAAACTACAAGTCAGCGCACAATTGGCCACCTTAAGTCGACAAAACATTGCTGAAAAAGCCATACAGCATAGTCGTTATATTTTGACTGATAACATTGAACAAGCATTTACTGTGAGTAATGCTTACGGCCCTGAACACTTAATTATCCAAATTGAAAATGCACGGGATAGTTTAGCTAAGCTGACCAATGCAGGTTCAATATTTGTCGGTCAGTGGTCACCAGAGTCTGCTGGGGATTATGCCAGTGGTACTAACCATGTATTACCTACTTATGGCTACGCACGTAACTATTCTAGCTTAGGTTTAGCTGATTTTATGCGCCGCTTTACGGTGCAAGAATTGACTTATCAAGGATTACAAAATATTGGTGACGCCATAATGGATTTAGCCGACGCTGAAGGCTTAGATGCCCACAGACAAGCTGTGGCCTTACGTTTACAAGATCCAGCTAATCAAACGTCTAGCGATAATGGAGACGCATAA